The following coding sequences are from one Geothrix sp. window:
- the dut gene encoding dUTP diphosphatase, translating into MRIPVHQLPHGLGLDLPAAATPHAAGMDLRAAIPEGETWAIAPGQRRLVPTGLVLAIPRDFEGQVRPRSGLALRHGLTVLNAPGTIDADYRGEVQVLLVNHGEAPFELRRGERIAQLLIAPVASWTWIPEPTVEALGDTERGEGGYGSTGR; encoded by the coding sequence ATGCGCATTCCGGTCCATCAGCTCCCCCACGGCCTCGGCCTTGACCTTCCGGCGGCGGCCACGCCCCACGCGGCGGGCATGGACCTGCGGGCGGCGATTCCGGAAGGCGAGACCTGGGCCATCGCGCCGGGCCAGCGACGCCTCGTGCCCACGGGCCTGGTGCTGGCCATCCCACGGGATTTCGAGGGGCAGGTGCGGCCCCGCTCGGGCCTGGCCCTGCGCCACGGGCTCACGGTACTCAACGCGCCGGGCACCATCGATGCGGACTACCGCGGCGAGGTGCAGGTGCTGCTGGTGAACCATGGCGAGGCCCCCTTCGAGCTCCGCCGCGGCGAGCGCATCGCCCAGCTCCTGATCGCCCCGGTGGCCAGCTGGACCTGGATCCCCGAACCCACGGTCGAGGCCCTGGGTGACACGGAGCGCGGCGAAGGCGGCTATGGCAGCACGGGGCGGTAA
- the rlmN gene encoding 23S rRNA (adenine(2503)-C(2))-methyltransferase RlmN encodes MPWDHPAPEREGLPSAWSLFPEDLAALGCPGSALETFKRLHRPWTWKGGVPNLGTGIRAWLEAVADLRMPALVERQPSDDGSTKLALELADGKRIEAVHMPRRVRNPRVTYCISSQVGCAMGCTFCATGSMGILRNLQAGEILGQVLALMAELGPDRGHELTLVFMGMGEPLHNLEHLHRAIRLMCHPAGLGLGKNRITVSTSGLVSGIDKLSKLEPRPLLALSLNATTDEARGRTMPVNRVWNLARLRRALDDWGLKRGEKFCFEYVLLAGENDTEADAQRLADWLGDLRGAHNLNLIPMNEHAASAFHQPSEDRVQQFARWLKARGCFVTVRRSRGRDVQGACGQLVKGE; translated from the coding sequence ATGCCCTGGGATCACCCCGCCCCTGAGCGGGAGGGACTGCCCTCCGCCTGGTCGCTCTTTCCCGAGGATCTGGCGGCCTTGGGTTGCCCGGGCAGCGCCCTGGAAACCTTCAAGCGTCTGCACCGCCCCTGGACCTGGAAGGGGGGCGTGCCGAACCTGGGCACTGGCATCCGGGCCTGGCTGGAGGCTGTGGCGGACCTCCGTATGCCAGCCCTCGTGGAGCGCCAGCCCTCCGATGACGGCTCCACCAAGCTGGCTCTGGAACTGGCGGACGGGAAGCGCATCGAGGCGGTCCACATGCCGCGCCGGGTGCGCAATCCCCGGGTGACCTACTGCATCTCCAGCCAGGTGGGCTGTGCCATGGGCTGCACCTTCTGCGCCACGGGCAGCATGGGCATCCTGCGCAACCTGCAGGCCGGCGAGATCCTGGGCCAGGTGCTGGCCCTCATGGCGGAGTTGGGCCCCGACCGCGGCCACGAGCTGACCCTGGTGTTCATGGGCATGGGCGAGCCCCTGCACAACCTGGAGCACCTGCATCGGGCCATCCGCCTCATGTGCCATCCCGCCGGTCTGGGGCTGGGGAAGAACCGCATCACCGTGAGCACCTCGGGGCTGGTGAGCGGCATCGACAAGCTGTCGAAGCTGGAACCCCGGCCCCTCCTGGCCCTCAGCCTCAACGCCACCACGGACGAGGCCCGGGGCCGCACCATGCCCGTGAATCGTGTGTGGAACCTGGCCCGCCTGCGCCGTGCGCTGGATGACTGGGGCCTGAAGCGCGGCGAGAAGTTCTGCTTCGAGTACGTGCTGCTGGCGGGTGAGAACGACACCGAGGCCGACGCGCAGCGGCTGGCGGACTGGCTGGGAGACCTCCGCGGCGCCCACAACCTGAACCTCATCCCCATGAACGAGCACGCCGCCAGCGCCTTCCATCAGCCCAGCGAGGACCGCGTCCAGCAGTTCGCCCGGTGGCTGAAAGCCCGGGGTTGCTTCGTCACCGTGCGCCGCAGCAGGGGGCGGGACGTGCAGGGGGCCTGCGGGCAGCTGGTGAAGGGGGAGTAA
- a CDS encoding M1 family metallopeptidase has product MSAAAPLRLILAMLGLVNLGFAADGPTPVSLLKQVATYSEQPNLGEAFTVKDWTLPMGRMTFTMTSGTVAPMVSAGRTLGFHFKGKGSFRYRSDEPLERAALASNYKKNIGGINTKAILSEEKGQQVLTVELKSFTLWQEGLILALPSGTPAETPSDSFTKDSAFFKRDGLGDRSHDFAAHLANTPSRGLARAEITGVDSPFIYTLDQGGSQREQLWSVAGPYRPAVYDGLRRVLLSDQPIGWTWKAPLSPLLNLTAVDIDMKASLGGADLKVTETLVAGDEGLAVISLNLYNIVDPTYKLGIYKVSKVVDEEGHSLPFHHRHDTILVQLDRPHPAGEPFKLTFEYGGAILLRPGGDSYWELGVEPWFPQPDMDGQAYTVHAVIQTPREDVPVAPGKTIRRSQSDSGNLLEVRIDKPVQFFSMFAGAYTFTEEVKDGLTIRVAAYGNQGGGMQQRLIGIAQQTIGFYEDLFEKFPFEEFNIIQVNSFGFGQAPPGMMIITNEAFNGKMDELSSLFTKGINQRFAHEIAHQYWGHLVKMATPEEQWITESFANYASALAMRSMKNQGSSAYEGMLSRWRNQASAYAGSGTIPFANRLQWIEDPRGSFLARTSLLYEKGALLLAALHKDMGDKAFALFMKSIIANFRWKAANTPSIEQIASMAGRKDFGPLFRDCYWGTQMPK; this is encoded by the coding sequence ATGTCTGCTGCCGCCCCGCTGCGTCTAATCCTGGCCATGCTCGGTCTCGTCAACCTGGGCTTCGCGGCCGATGGCCCCACGCCCGTGTCTCTCCTCAAGCAGGTCGCCACCTACAGTGAGCAGCCCAATCTGGGTGAAGCGTTCACCGTCAAGGACTGGACCCTCCCCATGGGACGGATGACCTTCACCATGACCTCGGGCACCGTGGCACCCATGGTCTCCGCGGGGCGGACGCTCGGATTCCACTTCAAGGGGAAGGGTTCCTTCCGCTACCGCTCAGACGAACCCCTCGAGCGGGCGGCGCTGGCTTCGAACTACAAGAAGAACATCGGAGGTATCAATACCAAGGCCATCCTCTCCGAGGAGAAGGGCCAGCAGGTCCTGACGGTGGAACTCAAAAGTTTCACCCTCTGGCAGGAAGGTCTGATCCTGGCCCTCCCGAGCGGGACGCCTGCCGAGACCCCCAGCGACTCCTTCACCAAGGACTCGGCCTTTTTCAAGCGGGACGGCCTGGGAGACCGGAGTCATGACTTTGCCGCCCACCTGGCCAACACACCCAGTCGCGGCCTGGCGCGGGCGGAAATCACCGGAGTGGACAGCCCCTTCATCTATACCCTGGACCAGGGCGGTTCCCAGCGCGAACAACTCTGGTCCGTCGCGGGCCCGTACCGGCCGGCGGTCTATGACGGGCTCCGCAGGGTGCTGCTCTCGGATCAGCCCATCGGCTGGACCTGGAAGGCCCCCCTATCGCCATTGCTGAACCTGACGGCCGTGGATATCGACATGAAGGCAAGCCTGGGTGGCGCAGACCTGAAGGTCACGGAGACCCTGGTTGCTGGAGACGAGGGCCTGGCCGTCATATCTCTGAACCTCTACAACATCGTGGATCCCACCTACAAACTGGGCATCTACAAAGTCTCCAAGGTCGTGGATGAAGAAGGGCACAGCCTCCCCTTCCACCATCGGCATGACACGATCCTGGTCCAGTTGGATCGGCCCCACCCGGCGGGTGAGCCTTTCAAGCTCACTTTCGAGTACGGTGGCGCCATCCTGCTCCGCCCCGGTGGTGACAGCTACTGGGAACTGGGGGTGGAGCCCTGGTTCCCCCAGCCCGACATGGACGGCCAGGCCTACACGGTCCATGCCGTCATCCAGACGCCCAGAGAAGACGTGCCCGTAGCACCCGGCAAGACGATCCGCCGAAGCCAGAGCGACTCAGGAAACCTCCTCGAAGTCCGCATCGACAAACCCGTTCAGTTCTTCTCCATGTTCGCGGGGGCCTACACCTTCACCGAGGAAGTGAAGGATGGCCTCACCATCCGAGTGGCTGCCTACGGCAACCAGGGCGGCGGCATGCAGCAGCGGCTCATAGGCATTGCCCAGCAGACCATTGGATTCTACGAGGACCTGTTCGAGAAGTTTCCCTTTGAGGAGTTCAACATCATCCAGGTCAATTCCTTCGGCTTCGGACAGGCCCCTCCCGGGATGATGATCATCACCAACGAGGCCTTCAACGGGAAGATGGACGAGCTCAGCAGTCTCTTCACCAAGGGTATCAACCAGCGCTTCGCTCACGAGATCGCCCATCAGTATTGGGGGCATCTGGTCAAGATGGCGACGCCGGAAGAGCAGTGGATTACGGAATCCTTCGCGAACTATGCCTCCGCCCTGGCCATGCGGAGCATGAAGAACCAGGGGAGCAGCGCCTATGAGGGCATGTTGAGCCGCTGGCGGAACCAGGCCAGCGCCTACGCCGGTTCTGGCACCATCCCCTTCGCCAATCGGCTTCAGTGGATCGAGGACCCCCGTGGTTCCTTCCTTGCCCGGACCTCCCTGCTCTATGAGAAGGGCGCGCTCCTGCTCGCAGCCCTGCACAAGGACATGGGTGACAAGGCCTTCGCCCTCTTCATGAAATCCATCATCGCCAACTTCCGGTGGAAGGCCGCCAATACCCCCTCCATCGAGCAGATCGCCAGCATGGCCGGGCGCAAGGACTTTGGTCCACTGTTCCGGGATTGCTACTGGGGAACCCAGATGCCCAAGTGA
- a CDS encoding M16 family metallopeptidase: protein MPNAPHRTVTPEGTEILIEPLPHVRSCAVGFWVRRGSRHEGSAEEGLAHFLEHTVFKGTAAYPTPDELAAATDRLGGHVDAFTGKEVACFYGKVLADQLPELVHLLGELVTAPRFETDELIRERGVILEEIAQSEDQPDDWVSELFYGGFWEGTPLAHPILGRRDQVSSYGPAEARAFFDHTYRAPNLVVAAAGAIEAAPFLDLLKPILDRLPAGTAHAAIAGARTRPFLLNVPRKDLQQANLVMGFPAPDHHSPDRAAAHLLSHVLGGGMASRLFMELRERRGLCYQVGSYLSPYADTGALQISASCAPAQLRELVQRTMAECARIREKGVEADELVRAKLQARTGLVFSQESSSSRMFSLAHQAIHLGELRSLDQQMAEIEAVTLDDLLRVAQNLLDPAQLGVSALGTRRGCDIRAQDLVA, encoded by the coding sequence ATGCCGAATGCTCCGCACCGCACCGTCACGCCCGAGGGCACCGAGATCCTGATCGAGCCGCTGCCCCATGTGCGGAGCTGCGCCGTGGGGTTCTGGGTGCGTCGGGGGTCCCGTCACGAAGGCTCTGCGGAAGAGGGCCTGGCCCACTTCCTGGAGCACACGGTCTTCAAGGGCACCGCCGCCTACCCCACGCCCGACGAGCTGGCGGCGGCCACGGACCGCCTAGGCGGGCACGTGGACGCCTTCACCGGCAAGGAAGTGGCCTGTTTCTACGGGAAGGTGCTGGCCGACCAGCTGCCGGAGCTGGTGCACCTGCTGGGAGAGTTGGTGACCGCGCCCCGCTTCGAGACCGACGAGCTGATCCGCGAGCGCGGCGTCATCCTGGAGGAGATCGCCCAGAGCGAGGATCAGCCCGACGACTGGGTGAGCGAGCTGTTCTACGGGGGCTTCTGGGAGGGCACGCCTCTGGCTCACCCCATCCTGGGCCGCCGGGACCAGGTTTCGAGCTATGGGCCCGCTGAGGCCCGCGCCTTCTTCGACCACACCTACCGGGCGCCGAACCTGGTGGTGGCCGCCGCCGGCGCCATCGAGGCGGCGCCCTTCCTCGACCTGCTGAAGCCCATCCTGGACCGCCTGCCGGCGGGGACGGCGCACGCCGCCATCGCCGGGGCGCGGACCCGGCCCTTCCTGCTGAACGTGCCCCGCAAGGATCTCCAGCAGGCCAACCTGGTCATGGGCTTCCCGGCGCCGGATCACCACTCGCCGGACCGGGCCGCGGCACACCTGCTCAGCCACGTGCTGGGCGGGGGCATGGCCTCGCGCCTCTTCATGGAGCTGCGCGAGCGCCGAGGCCTCTGCTACCAGGTAGGCAGCTACCTCAGTCCCTACGCGGATACGGGCGCCCTGCAGATCAGCGCCAGCTGCGCCCCGGCCCAGCTGCGGGAGCTGGTGCAGCGGACCATGGCCGAGTGCGCCCGCATCCGCGAAAAAGGCGTGGAGGCCGACGAGCTGGTCCGGGCCAAGCTGCAGGCCCGCACGGGGCTGGTGTTCAGCCAGGAGAGCAGCAGCAGCCGCATGTTCAGCCTGGCCCATCAGGCCATCCACCTGGGCGAGCTGCGCAGCCTCGATCAGCAGATGGCCGAGATCGAGGCCGTGACTCTGGACGACCTGCTGCGCGTCGCCCAGAACCTGCTCGATCCAGCCCAGCTGGGCGTCAGCGCCCTCGGCACCCGGCGGGGCTGTGACATCCGGGCGCAGGACCTGGTGGCCTGA
- a CDS encoding ABC transporter ATP-binding protein: protein MISLDRASLRYGPILGLSPTTFELPDGGGITGLLGPNGAGKSSLLQLLSGLLPPSGGDVRVFGEAPFRNPAVLARLGLVPEGDRLPTGLRADRWLRMMGELSGLSGEGLNAAVAKALTTVGMADRAHLTFARMSKGMRQRIRLAQALMHEPELLILDEPFNGLDPEARLTLMALLRGLAEGGTRILVSSHILGEIAQLTDRILLLFRGRLLAEGTVTEIRQLLDRHPVELRLTGEAQVLARWAVEQPELAALRIEEGAVVLSVRSPRDILPRLQKAAAEGGIPLRALDPLDLNLDAVFQYLTKDHA from the coding sequence ATGATTTCGCTGGACCGCGCCTCCCTCCGCTACGGCCCCATCCTGGGCCTCAGCCCCACCACCTTCGAGCTGCCCGACGGCGGCGGCATCACGGGCCTGCTGGGCCCCAACGGCGCCGGGAAGTCCTCGCTGCTGCAACTGCTCTCGGGCCTCCTGCCACCCTCCGGCGGCGACGTCCGCGTCTTCGGCGAGGCCCCCTTCCGCAATCCCGCGGTGCTCGCCCGCCTGGGGCTGGTGCCCGAGGGAGACCGCCTGCCCACGGGCCTCCGCGCCGACCGCTGGCTCCGCATGATGGGGGAGCTCTCCGGCCTGTCGGGCGAAGGTCTGAACGCCGCCGTGGCCAAGGCCCTCACGACCGTGGGCATGGCGGACCGCGCCCACCTCACCTTCGCGCGCATGTCCAAGGGCATGCGCCAGCGCATCCGCCTCGCCCAGGCCCTCATGCACGAGCCGGAGCTGCTCATCCTGGACGAACCGTTCAATGGGTTGGACCCGGAGGCCCGGCTCACCCTCATGGCCCTGCTGCGCGGCCTCGCGGAAGGGGGCACGCGCATCCTGGTCTCCAGCCACATCCTCGGCGAGATCGCCCAGCTGACGGACCGCATCCTGCTGCTGTTCCGGGGCCGACTGCTGGCCGAGGGCACGGTCACCGAGATCCGGCAGCTGCTGGACCGCCATCCGGTGGAGCTGCGTCTGACGGGCGAGGCCCAGGTGCTGGCCCGCTGGGCCGTGGAACAGCCGGAGCTGGCGGCCCTCCGCATCGAAGAAGGGGCCGTGGTGCTGTCCGTCCGCTCGCCCCGGGACATCCTGCCCCGCCTGCAGAAGGCCGCGGCGGAAGGGGGCATCCCCCTGCGTGCGCTGGATCCCCTGGACCTCAACCTCGATGCCGTCTTCCAGTATCTGACCAAGGATCACGCCTAA
- a CDS encoding ABC transporter ATP-binding protein: MIAFENLEVRYAATAAPALKGLSLSLERGIVGLLGPNGAGKSTLLKALLGLLTPSGGSGSVLGVALGAPEAARLRSRIGYMPEYDALIEDASAYEQVAFWGELSGLAPEASRDRAHEVLYFVGLDESRYRPVSGYSTGMRQRVKLAQALVHSPELIFLDEPTNGLDPDGRRRMLDLVLRVHAELGTGVILASHLLGDVERVADQLVILDQGEIKAAGSMAGLRKALAKRVELRFLDPLDAAQEAALAELGTVLEARNGLYDLELMEADPVGAFRWAESRGATLVQVTPRHDRLDEVLLRALHPQTGA; encoded by the coding sequence TTGATCGCCTTCGAAAACCTGGAAGTGCGCTACGCCGCGACCGCGGCGCCAGCCCTGAAGGGCCTGAGCCTTTCGCTCGAGCGCGGGATCGTGGGCCTGCTGGGGCCCAACGGCGCAGGCAAGTCCACCCTGCTGAAGGCCCTGCTGGGTCTGCTGACCCCTTCGGGTGGCAGCGGCTCGGTGCTGGGGGTGGCCCTGGGCGCGCCCGAAGCGGCCCGGCTGCGCTCCCGCATCGGCTACATGCCGGAGTACGACGCCCTCATCGAGGATGCTTCGGCCTACGAGCAGGTGGCCTTCTGGGGTGAGCTGAGCGGCCTGGCGCCGGAGGCCTCGCGGGACCGCGCGCACGAGGTGCTGTACTTCGTGGGGCTGGATGAGTCCCGGTACCGGCCCGTGAGCGGCTATTCCACGGGCATGCGCCAGCGCGTGAAGCTGGCCCAGGCCCTGGTGCACAGCCCCGAGCTGATCTTCCTGGACGAGCCCACCAATGGCCTCGATCCCGATGGCCGGCGCCGCATGCTGGACCTGGTGCTGCGCGTGCACGCGGAGCTGGGCACGGGCGTCATCCTGGCCTCTCACCTGCTGGGCGACGTGGAGCGCGTGGCGGACCAGCTGGTGATCCTCGACCAGGGGGAGATCAAGGCGGCCGGCTCCATGGCGGGCCTCCGCAAGGCCCTCGCGAAACGGGTGGAGCTGCGCTTCCTGGATCCCCTGGATGCGGCGCAGGAGGCAGCACTGGCGGAGCTTGGAACCGTGCTGGAGGCGCGCAACGGGCTCTACGACCTGGAACTGATGGAAGCCGATCCGGTCGGCGCCTTCCGCTGGGCCGAAAGCAGGGGCGCCACCCTGGTGCAGGTCACGCCACGCCACGACCGGCTGGACGAAGTGCTGCTCCGGGCCCTCCATCCTCAGACGGGAGCCTAG
- a CDS encoding 7TM diverse intracellular signaling domain-containing protein, protein MQLLEWPILDALQAGALLALFISFGTDALSRRDRMMGWLSLTCLLVALRHSVLVLGTLPSLNPDLVDRAQSLLVAFGFIALCTALTNLFPRHIPRRFPFWIALGMIPSYIRNLLLPHPGSWDTWMHHASNVTYLAGCGFIVYWTLRARQDEDPMGRRLFLGLLGLTLPVVVEIAALSLFDMKVRLSGFSLVFLAMGVGTSWQWLMVSGMESRIHRAEAEVEVWRSLVPGQAFRTDRPSPMMEKTFGASWPERLKATPDVPLVALDGTTYRVRSRVLHHQERLGWYERDEETQPGQQGFLSGWVVGLGMEEGAEQNRIQALLRAWGAEVQAWGTVPPREGPYPSVLLWAREPSILSVWREDDLVRRRPRWVQIGGPTTEGPHARLEPGVPEDVLRGTLERLLSRH, encoded by the coding sequence ATGCAACTCCTGGAATGGCCCATTCTCGATGCCCTGCAGGCCGGTGCCCTGCTCGCCCTCTTCATCAGCTTCGGCACGGACGCGCTGTCCCGCCGGGACCGGATGATGGGCTGGCTTTCGCTCACGTGCCTGCTGGTGGCCCTGCGCCACAGCGTCCTGGTGCTCGGCACCCTCCCCTCCCTGAACCCCGACCTGGTGGATCGCGCCCAGAGCCTGCTGGTGGCCTTCGGCTTCATCGCCCTCTGCACCGCCCTCACGAACCTCTTCCCGCGCCACATCCCCCGCCGTTTCCCCTTCTGGATCGCCCTGGGCATGATCCCCAGCTACATCCGCAACCTCCTGCTGCCCCACCCGGGCTCCTGGGACACCTGGATGCACCACGCGTCGAACGTCACCTATCTGGCGGGTTGCGGCTTCATCGTCTACTGGACGCTGCGGGCCCGGCAGGACGAGGACCCCATGGGCCGCCGGCTGTTCCTGGGGCTCCTGGGATTGACGCTGCCGGTGGTGGTGGAGATCGCGGCCCTCAGCCTCTTCGACATGAAGGTCCGCCTCTCCGGCTTCAGCCTCGTGTTCCTGGCCATGGGCGTCGGAACCTCCTGGCAGTGGCTCATGGTCAGCGGCATGGAGTCCCGCATCCACCGGGCCGAGGCCGAGGTGGAGGTCTGGCGCAGCCTGGTCCCGGGGCAGGCCTTCCGCACCGATCGTCCCTCGCCCATGATGGAGAAGACCTTCGGGGCCTCCTGGCCGGAGCGGCTGAAGGCCACGCCGGATGTGCCGCTGGTCGCCCTGGATGGCACCACCTACCGGGTGCGGAGCCGGGTCCTCCACCATCAGGAACGGCTTGGCTGGTACGAGCGGGACGAAGAGACCCAGCCCGGCCAGCAGGGATTCCTGTCCGGCTGGGTGGTGGGCCTGGGCATGGAAGAGGGCGCTGAGCAGAACCGGATCCAGGCGCTGCTGCGCGCCTGGGGGGCCGAAGTGCAGGCCTGGGGCACGGTGCCCCCGCGCGAGGGCCCCTATCCGAGCGTGCTGCTCTGGGCCCGGGAGCCCAGCATCCTCTCGGTCTGGCGGGAGGACGACCTGGTCCGGAGGCGCCCCCGCTGGGTCCAGATCGGCGGGCCCACCACCGAAGGACCGCACGCCCGCCTGGAGCCTGGGGTCCCGGAAGACGTCCTGCGGGGTACCCTCGAACGCCTCCTCTCCCGGCACTGA